The stretch of DNA gaatgtcaAGCTTAGGGCAGGTGCTGTGCTGAATTTAACTGGGTAAGATTAATAGTGATAGGGGAGTGGTACTGTTTCCTATAGGATGTCAGAAAGCCCCTCTCATAAGAGGGTGTTTGAACAAAGACGTGAAGGAAGGAGATAGTTTAGGAAACAGCCACACCCCTGGTCTAAGTTCTGGGGAGAGACAGACACATTGTCCAGGGCAACAGAATTTCCTACCATGCTGGTTTGGTTTGCCCTTCTTGGATTCATCTCCATACTCTTCTTCCTGCTATGCTCCCTGGGGAGAGGCGGGCTGACCCCTAGACTGGATCTCTGGGTCATCCTTGCCATCTTCTGCCTGTTAGGTTCAGCCAAAAGGAGGCCCCAGAAAATTGGAGTACAGGATGGAAGAAGTGGAATACTGATGCTCCAGCTTTCTCAGCCTGGCCACAGCTCTGACTGGCTGCATCCCTCTGCCACTGCTCCCATCAGCTTTCCACAGCCCTTTTGTAGTCCATCCTCCCATGCGATCCTCCTGGGTCCCAGTGGGCAGGAGTCTTGCAGGATTCACCTAGATGAGCACCAACTACCTACCTGGGCCAGAGTGCCTTGTCCATAGTTGCCACCTAGACTGCCCCTCCCATCAGGACAGGAAGATGAGTTTTGACCCTAGAGGCATCCATCATAGATATTGTGGACCGTGGCCTCACTCTCCTCCCTCAAACTCCAGTTCTGTCGAATTCTTCACACCAGCAAAGGTAGGAACAGAAATTGAGGTTCTAGAGGGCCCCCCCCATTACTTCCTTAGGACCTCACTGCCCTGGAGGCTTTTCTCCCTAAGATCCAGCCCATAGACTTCCTATGTGAAGGAACTTGACCTACCTAACTCCCAAAACCAACAGCTCATTGCCCAGTTCATTTCCTTGATAGCATTTATCACTAttcctgtagctcaaacggtgaagaatctgcctgcaacgcaggaaacccaggttcgattcctgggtcgggaagatcctctggagaagggaatgacaatccattccagtatttttgcctagagaatctcatggttagaggaccctgacaggctacagtctgtgggtcgccaatcgccaagagtcagatacacctgagtgactaacactactactatttATTACTGGCTTTTCATTGGGTATGTCAGCTCTGTCCACTAGAATGTACATGTCATGAAAGAAAACTTTGCTGTTTTATTCTCCTTTGTGAACAGCATCTTAGGCTCAAGTATAAAACTCAAATGTTTCTCAGTGAATGAGAACAGAAATGAGTATAAAGAATCTCTGCTCCCTAGCACCCTCCACAAGGATTATAGCCATAAGCCTAGACATAAATGGCTTAGGGTCACTGGCCTGGGCAGCTACTCTCAGAAGCATCTTAGTACCGCTGACTTCTCCAGGTGTATGTGGGCAGGAGCCCCAAGCAAGccaaaagataacccaggagtcAGAGAACTACTCAGGTTCCATCTTGCTGAAATGAAGGCCCTCGGCTTCTCCATTCCCAAGTGGCCAGAGAAGGATTTAGCTGAGACACGGTCTTCTGGTCTCAACATCTATCATACAGAAGAATCAAAATGTGGCTCACCAAACCATCTCCACCAATAACCCAAGAAATCTCGTAGGTGAGTGCTGCTGGTTATTTTCCCTCACTTAAGGGCCCCAAGCCTTGGCCCTCCAACTAAGACCGGATTCAGACCAATCAGTATCTCTTTAGCCCCATTCCACTCCATACTATATACCCACCCCACCCATGTGTGGCACCCCTGCCACCAACTAAGCCATCCCCCCTTTACCCCCAAAGAAACCCAAACAGCTCAGAAGTGCATCAATCGACCTTTAATGTCCAAAAGAGGCGTGGATGCAGAGCACAGGAGATGTGGCGGGGTCTCAGCCCCTGCTCCAGAAATGAGGGAGAGATGAACACAAACTAGACATTTCCAACTGGCCACACAAGTctgggagggcagagggaaaCAGATCTAGacattcataaaaaaataaaacctaaaatcaAGCACTCAGCTTTGTGCCCACCGAATGATTTGATATGGGGAACTCACTCACCATCCAAGTCCCCACCCTCCCCTGTCAGCATCAAAAAGAAAGCTCAGTACACACTAAAGGCTTGGGAAGGGGGCATTCTCCTGCCTCCCCGCCAACCCCAAGGATGGActtggaagaaaaagagaatgagctGGATCCCAAACCCCCCCACAGCATCAACCCTACACATGAGAGTTTTCAATGCAATTTATAAGAATCAAAAGCTCAATCAGCAATgactttccccccaccccatcccccaccccatcccttttGATCCACAGATAAGATTTCCCTAGCACTCCCCTTGGAATCTCCTACCACTAGTGACCCTGCTCCATCCCCAAATTCCTGGCTTCACCACTGTAAGACTGACCTCCTCTGAAGTTCCCCCAAAGCCCCTCAACAGCCCTTTATCACTTCCATCCTGCCTCCCACAAGAGGCTGCCACCATTCACAAAGTCACTTTCCCTCACCACTGAGACTAGGCTCCAGAATGGATGGTAGCATGGCCACCTCATCCTGGGCTATCCTCCTAAAGCCCACCTGGGAGCAGATGGCCATAGGGCAAGCAGTGTCTAGGCCAGATGGCTGAGGGGGGTGATACCCATACTCACCCCCAAAACAGATGCCCCAGAGGTTAACATAGGTCCACTTATCTACCCATATACCGGAGAGATTCCACagtcctgcccctccctcccctctaccCCAAaccaagatacacacacacattcacacacatatacacagaggaAAATCAAGGGAAACATTGATTTGGTTTGATTGCTAAGACCTAACTAAGAACTAGTCATCAGAAATTCCCTTGCCAGCCAACTAACAGGGGCTGCTCTAAGAGAACTCCAGAGGAATGAGAAAACCAAGGGCTAAGCAGGGAGCAGACAGGagggaagaatgaaaacaaacaaaaaaaatagagctaATCCTACCCTCAACATCCTCCAAGCATGAGCTCTGGctggaagaataaaagaagataATCCACAAAGACACAGCCCTTACTTACAAACTCTTCTGACAAAGACAGCAAGACAAGTCTGCTCCCCACTCCCACACACCACAGACAAACACGTCTCAGGGCCCCTTAAAGAATCcagccccactccctgccccaagCCGTGGAATCACAGTTCAGTGGAATATTCTCCCTGGTACTAGATCATCCCCCTACCCTCCGTCCTATCCCTCTCTCCTTGTCAATCCTCACTGTCCCTCCCGCAGCCTTCCTGGCCCTCCTAAAGCAGCATCCACCACCAGAAAAGGCAGCTGCAGTTTTAGTTCCACCTCCAGAAACCTATTTCTTTTCCCCAGCCCTCCTAGTCTTACAGGCTTTTTGAGGGCTTTTTATTTGtatagggagagaaagagaaaagggaggagtgGGAGAGATTTCCTAGTGCaatacaaccaaaaaaaaaaaaatttaagtcttgaaaaataaacataaagcaGCCTTCTTCCCCAGGCAACTAAACAGAAAGAAGTTTGGTTTTGTTTACTGCGACATACACATGAAATcgagtatacagtccatgcagtagCACAGCCATTGGAGAGGACATCCTGATGCTGGCCCCAGTGCAAAACAGTCCCAGCAACGCTGCCTGCTTGCCATTGCTGCCGCCGCCACTGACACCTTCACTGTGGCCACCTAGCCTGACTTGAAGAGGAGGATTGCAACTTGACCCAAGTAAAAATAGATGAAGTGCTTTGTCTCATGTGTAACGTAGCTGCCAAAATTTCGGCCCACGATACAGTGCCAGGTAGGGTTATATTTCTTGTCAAATTcctaaaagaagaataaaaaggagaagaaaggcgATTAGGACAGCTGGAGGATGAGAAATCAGAATAAGAGTCTGATTGGTTTAGCTgtcatccccaccccatccccagtcTACGGCCTCAGTTCTCTGAACTTCAGGAGCTCAGGTTCTAAGGTTGGCTAGAACACTCCTTCATTAATAATATAATACCACAAAGGCTCCATTATTTCTCTCTAGAACTTTACACCCCTAACATCTCTTGTCTCTCTAGCTACCCTACTCAAAAGCCCACCCCGCGATTCTTCAGCAAGGGAATCAGAAAAACCAATAGAATTAAGAAACACTCCAGTGATGTCACACAGCATTgagtaaaagagaaaagcaagtctCTCTGACTTGCCACTCACATTTCACACTACTGAACTAGCACTTCCAAATGCCAAAAACCAAGACACTAGAGCAAAATGGGGACCGAACAGGAAGCAATTCTGTCTAAGCCAGCTTTAAAGGCACTccagtgtgccaggcactatgtgGGCTGTAAGCACGGACAAGGGCCTCAGTCATGAGATCGAGGCAATTCCCTCACTTCTCCCAGGGATCTAAGTTCAACATCAAAAGCCAGCGAGGAAATCCTCAGAACCTAATCAGACAGGCCCTGGCACCCTGTGAACCCAGCAGAAAACAGATGGCTCAGTTCTAGATGCATCCTGCCATGACTGTGAAAGGAGAACAGCCCTCCACCACAGGCTCAGCAATGCTGCCAACCCTGGAACTCTGTCTGCCAGGAGCTCAACCAACAACTTGTTTAGTTTTCTCACAGCCCCCATACCACATGACTCCAAAAGGTATTGGCAAACAGTGGATAGGGCATGGATCACCACACAGAGCTTTATTCCTGACTGAAGACTGTGTAACATAGGAGACCCATAGTTGCTTCCCCATAAGCAAAACAACAAAGCAGGACTCAATATAACCTAAGGATTCTCCCCAGAGTCCATGATTCTACACTTTCTCcctgaaaagaacagaaaaggcaTCACTCAACAAGGAACCAGCACCCCTAGCAGCCTTGCTGGCTCTGCATCCCTTGgctacacacacagaaaaagtcTCTCAGGACTCCAGTTTCCACTTCTCATACCACATATGGACAGCAAAGAGCTCTGTTAAACCCAAGGACACTATACCACCTGTATGGACCATAGTGCCATGGCTCTTAGGCATCCTTGGGATACCAGAGCTGAGAATATCACACTGGGACTATGCCACCAATGTACGTGGACCCTGACCGGAAATTAGGGACCCTGAGTACCACCTCTCACCTCTAGCTCAGCTGCTTCCTCGCTATATATATGTTAACTACATCTATTCACCCTTTCATTCAGAAACTTTTCAGGGATTAAATCTATGGCCCCAATAATGctcatctatttaaaaatatatattttatatatatataaatataaatatatgtatatatatattcaagcaCACCCTTTCcttaagaaagtagggagaagGTAATTAGTACATGAGTCCATTTTTTTATGCAGGGCAGGGGCGCACAAGtcgacttgtgggatcttagtcccttgaccagggattgaacccaggccacagcagtgactgcactgagtcctaaccagtggaccaccaggggtcctttttaaagagaagaaaaggaaatctccTACATAATGAGACTATACGGCTATCCCACTTTAAATGATGCAGCTCCCCCAAAATTTATGATCTTATCTTATCCATTCAAACATCCCTGATCTTCATTTTGAATAGTTCTGAATTGGGACAGTTATATTTAATCCTGAAGTTTCACACCCTGTTGTTCTGCAGTCACATAATTATCTGTAAACACACCCACACCCCAGCACAGTTCCTACTAAGAACTCTTAAAGTGAACATGCTAGTAAATAAGATTCATTCCCCAATTTACCTGCTTTGCAAGTTCCCAGGGTTCCGTCTGCATGGACTACACCTACTTTCATATGTCCCCAGCTCCAGCCCTCCCTGGGGCATAGGTGAGCTATCCATCCCTACCCCGACCACCAGCCACAGCTCTCCCAGCACACCTTCTTGATGTAGGCAGCAATGTCCTTCTCTATGTTGTACTTCTCCATAGCCTGCGTGGCACAGTCAACGGCATCTTGTTGCATGTCCTCAGACATGTCTGcattcttgatcactgccttccgGTCAGACATGGTGACACTGCAGAAGAAGCAGAGAGGTGAGGCTGCAACCCCGTGCTCCGGGCAATGAACAGGAACAGCTGGGTGTGGGGCCTCAGCGGAAGAAACCAGCACAAAAGGTAAGGGCAACAGAAAACATAGACATGAAGCATTATAAGAGGGACATCGTAAGATTTTAGCAGAGATGAGATTGCCAAGTCTGGAAAATACAAGATAAATAGTTAAAAAGACATAAGTCGTCAGTTTTTGTATGTAAAATGAGGCTTTTCTAACTCTCAATTTATCTATTTCTAGTATTCTGAACAGCATGAACAGCCAAAATACCACAATATACCAGCTACCAGTTGtatccttgggcaagttacttaacctttgtGCTTTATCATCTTAAAATGGGGACTTGAGTTAACCTGAGGGCAAACCAGGTGATATAACACCTGAACATAATAAGCCCTGATTTAATGACCATTATTATATTATTGGCATCACAGTAGGAAGATGAATTAGGTCTGGTCCTTGAATAAGTCACTCAGCCTTTCTGCATTTGATTACTTCCATTTTAGCAATGAGGATAGCTCTCTATCAGGAGTTGCTATAAGAATTAAAATGAGGTTATATGAGAATAGTGCAAACAAGGGCAGTCTACACAGTGGTCTGTCCCATTAACCAGATTCAGCCCACCACCTGCTTTACATAGCTTTATAGAAATACCCTACAATGGCAgaacaatggcagagttgagcaGTTGCAAGAGATGATATGGCTTGtaatgcctaaaatatttattatctagcCCTTCAAATAGAAGACTGCTAAGTCCTAGGCTACCAATGTGCAATGGTGACAGAGACAAAGgtaaagaattattattttaactgcACTGCTTCATAACCCTGCCATCTAAGCCACTGCATTCACCCTACAGCAATCAAAGTTCCAGTGCAGACCTTGCATGTTCCCTCCTTAGGAAAACAGAAATTCCAAGTGGGCTGGCAAGGGCCTGCCTAGCAGTCTATGGCATGTGAGGTGCTTTGCAGGAACAGAGATGAGCTGCAAACTCCTGTCCTCTGTCCTTGACCACAGTCCCTGCAGCAAAAATCTATATCCCACCTCCCAGGTACTATTCCCCAAAGCACCACTCTGCGATCAGCCCAGTGGGCAAAAGATGCTGCTGTTTCAGCCCTATCTGATACAAAGCTACACAGGAACCTGTCTGCTCAAGGAGAGATCCCTGGTATCATTCCAGGATACCTTGATCTGAGTCCACACTAACCTGTGGGTTTGATGGGCAGAAAGGGAAGCAGAATTCATGACTACTCAGCCCGCACCAGATGCAAAGGATGCATGCATGCCAGCTGCTAACCAGGCAGCCCTTTAGTGCATCCAGGGTACCTCTGTCTCGCACTGGCAAATTAAGTAGGGCTGGTTCCACTTCAGCAAGAAGTGGCAGAGCAATGGGTTAGTGCCCCAGCGCCCTCTGCTCCCACACTCCTGAGAGAAAAAAGTCAAGAGCCTCAAGAGGAGTCTGTGAATACCACCTGGGGCTGAAGAAAAGGTCAGGAGAATCCAGTTCTAGCCCTAGCCATTATGACCTGAGGCAAATCAGCATCCTTTTCAAAAAAACAATGGTTGAAATAAATGTGGCACCTTCAATGGGTTTGAGCAAAGGTACAACAGCAACACAGAGAATATTCTAAGGCTCAATAAGTGTGACCAAAACTAGTGTCACCTGGTGGCTACCACTCAGAAGGGGGCACTGTTTACAGATCCAAGGGTGGGAGTGCGGCCCGGTTAAAGTATGAAATCAGCATCCCTTTTCCCAGCAAGCTAACCTGCTTCACTGCCTCATCCTCAAAAGTCCAAAGGAACAACTTTGTCACAGTGATTAAAAGCTACCTTACCCTCCAGGAGAGCCTGCAGTTACATAATGTTGGTCTTGTGACTACAATGCCACGATTCTTCACCCCTGGCCCCCCAGGCGTCAGAGAGGTGAGGCCTtgccccagcctcccctgtccaagGTGCCAGGGAgaaaaagggaaggg from Bos mutus isolate GX-2022 chromosome 19, NWIPB_WYAK_1.1, whole genome shotgun sequence encodes:
- the DYNLL2 gene encoding dynein light chain 2, cytoplasmic, which produces MSDRKAVIKNADMSEDMQQDAVDCATQAMEKYNIEKDIAAYIKKEFDKKYNPTWHCIVGRNFGSYVTHETKHFIYFYLGQVAILLFKSG